The genomic segment ttgcaagatcctggcctttttctggtttggatcaggtagtaatgcggtaccacaccgaaacagtcaattaaacctcgttgcgattaatattttatgggataacgccggttacgtcttggttaggtctgggattttccctcatctggctcgtactttcgcatttttcgcattcttgttggcccgatcctgggctttttctggtgtggatcacgtagtaatgtggtaccactctgagacagtcattaaaagcatgttccgattcgtattttagaggataacgctggttatgtcagggttagttctggtatttgcaatcatctggctcattgttgagCCCCAACACAGGTAGCGGCAGAAGGGTCGGAGCAGCCGAATATTTTTAGGCTCGACAATTACCACTCTTCGCGACCAGAACGTTTCATAAAACTTGACCTTACCTACAGCTGCACATCACGTGCAAATCACCGCAATAAAACCATTACCTGCTAGCCCTAACTGAACAACATTTCccaaaaatgtttaaacatcCAAGCTCCACCTCAAGACCATTTTAGATCCACCCTCACAATATAACCGACCAATTCAAAATCATAGAGTTTACCTTTCCCCAAAATGACATCAGCCAATCAGAACTTTAACCTCCTCGACAACCGAGCAAACACGGTCGAGCATATCAGAACTCAACCAGAGGTCAAAGAAAACACATCAAAGGTTCACTTACTACTTCATCAAACCACTTGTACAGATATTATTGTGTATTAAAGTTTAAATAGTGTTACCAAAAAAACCTCTTGTAAAAACTCATTGCAAAATCAACCATTATACACACAAATCTTTGCGCATTAAGTTGCACGAAGAAGAGCGAGCGCAAACGATCCGTTAAACCGGACAGATCGTCATCCTGCGTCGCAACATAaaattggtccttcgagccggatccagTGCTTTGGAAGGAATTGAGTCCGGAGAACTCATCACGAGAAGCAACAGCACCAAAGTCAGTGGCATCAGGAGTGTCACCTTTGGATCAAAAACCACGAGCCGTCATCCAGCGCGTCCAGTCTTCGTCGTCGAAGTCTGTGGCATCAGGAGTGTCACCTTCGGGGAAAGACAGCCGCGCATCTTGGGTCCAGCACGGTCAGCCACGCTAACGGAGTCGGTCACTCAGACAGAGTGACATCCAGCATCCAATCTAAGCAGCATCTTGAGTGAGTCCATCAAGCACCAGGTTGCAGACGTCGCATCGAAACGTAAGTCCACACCCTTGTTTTTGAGTCATCGTTAGAACATATTTCTTAATCCTATTCCGAATCCAATCAAATTCACACAAAATGGCTCCCAGTCATGAAGagcgattaaaaaatttaaaattgagaCGCGAGGCGTTTAAAATAGAACTCGAAACGTTTAAAGTATCAATTGATAACTTTATTGAAGGAACCTCAGTAACGACTATCCGTGTTCAATTAGATGATATAGAGTCAGAATTCGCAGCTTTCAACAAATCGCAATCCGAATTAGATAGTTTAGAGGAGGGTCAGCTAATGCGTGAACGCGTCAGTATAAAAGCAGCGTTTATACAATGTAAAGCACAAGCGTTAGATATAATTGCAACAGCAACGACATTACGGTCAGGGAATAATTCACGAGACGCGCAACATACGCCCCACTCGCAGGTAGAATCAACGGAAAGTGAAATTACATTACCTAAAATCAATCTGCCAACCTTTTCGGGCGCGTACGAAGATTGGCCAGGGTTTGCCGACCAATTTCGCTCGACGGTGCATGATAACGTACGCATAGATAATTGCAAAAAATTAATGTACCTTCGGTCCTGTCTAAAAAATGAAGCTGCTAAAGCAATCGAGTCACTCGGTAACTCAGCAATTAATTATACGGTTGCTTGGGAAATATTAGAACGACGGTATAATCAGCCTGCAATAATCGTAGCCAACCTCTTGAAGATATTGTTTGATATGCCGCAAATCAATCGTCAAACACACCAAGATCTTCGATCATTCTTAAATAATATTGAAACGCACTATCGCGCCTTACAAGCTCTAAATCAACCAACTACAGATACTCTGCTTTTACATCTATTCACAACAAAGATAGATCGCGAAACCACGTTAAAATGGAAGGAACATACACAAAACACAGATTTCCCAACCGTagaagaattatttaaattcctACATGACCGGTGTAAGATACTTGAACCCGCAGGCTCTAATTGTAATAATAATTCGAAAAACATAGCTCCGCAAATCACTAATCGTTACCGAAATTACCCACCAACAAATAGTAGAATGCCCACGCGCGATCTGCGCTCAAATACAACACAAGCATTTGTTACTCAGTCTCGTATGCTTTGCAATTTTTGCATGGGACCtcatttttcgcaaaattgtgagAAATTCACTTCGCTATCGGTATTAGAAAGAACTAGGCTCGTAAACGAAAAAAGACTATGCTTCAATTGCTTACGGCGAAACCATGGCACGAGCGAATGCCAAGCGTCTACCTGCAAGCGATGTCATAAACGACACCATTCCTTACTCCATACCGAGGCAGGCAACTCTTCACAGCCAATTCAGACTAATGTAAATTGTCTTTCGACCGGTACAATACCAAACATCATGTTATCCACAGCAATTATCCACGTACTTGACAATACCGGGAAATCGCATTCTTGCCGCGTACTATTAGATTCATGTTCCCAAGCTCATTTGCTGAGCGAACGATTTTGCAAGCAGTTAGGGTTAAAAACGCGAACAATATCGATTCCCCTTTCCGGTACCAATCAAATGAACTCAAACATCAACAAAATGACAACTGCGCACATCAAATCACGGTATAACATTTATTCCACGACGCTTACATTTCTAATCGCGAAACAAATATCACATCCAATTCCATCTGAATCCATGGAGAGCAGCAAATTTAACATTCCAACCGGTATCCAACTAGCAGATCCATATTTCTACCAAACACAGGAAATAGATGGACTCTTAGGGGCCCAAGTATTTTGGGATCTCCTATACGGGAATAAAATCGCATTAGATCAAAAATTAATCACATTATATGAAACCGGGTTAGGGTGGATAGTAACAGGGGAAGTTAAAAATAGAACTCAATCGCATAAGGTAGTTTGCAATCTTACGCTGAAATGATTACATGACGATATGCAACGGTTTTGGAATCTTGAAGAGTGCCCTGCCTCAAAAATTCTTTCTCCAGAAGAACGAGCTTGCGAAGATCATTATACAACACACACAACTCGAGGTCCATCTGGACGATACATTGTCTCACTTCCCTTTAAACATACAGAACTCAGGTTAGGCGACACATATAACGTAGCATATACAAGATTTTTAGCATTAGAACGGTCCTTAGATAAACACGCTGATCGAAAGGCACAATACCGCGACTTTCTGAACGAGTACGAAAAACCCGGGCATATGACCGAAATTCAAGACGAGCGCATTGGCGGTTGTTACCTCCCTCACCATCCAGTCGTCAAAACGGACAGCATCACGACTAAGATACGAGTCGTATTTGATGCGTCAGCGCGTTCATCGTCAGGCACCTCATTGAACGACATTCTTATGGTCGGTCCAACAATACAAGATGAtttgtttgccatcatcatgcGATTTAGActccacaagtatgtgttgaCCGCGGATATCACAAAAATGTATCGTCAAATAGACTTGAACATTAACGATCGAAGATACCACAAAATATTGTGGCGCGAAAGCATAAACGAGCCAATTAAAACTTATCAGCTTAATACAGTCACGTACGGTACCGCGTCTGCACCGTATCTAGCAATTCGTACATTACAACAACTAGCGCATGACGAAGGTCACAGTTTCCCGTTAGCGGCACGCAGTTTTCGTAAAGATTTCTATGTCGACGACGTGTTAACTGGCGCGGAGACAATAGACCAAGCCATAAAACTTCGGGACGAACTCATCAAATTATCCGCGAAAGGATGCTTCGAACTTCGACAATGGGTGTCCAACGAGCCTAAACTAATCGAGTCGTTAAGGAAACTAGACAATACCGAACATATAGCTCTAGACACGGTAGAAGCAAAAAAAACTTTAGGTCTATATTGGAATGCCAATAAGGATACGTTAGGTTATTCGTTAAAGCAGGCACCAGCAAGGCAAAAAATAACAAAACGCACGATTCTCGCGAGGGTCGCAcagttattcgacccgcttggtTTACTGGGTCCAATAATTGTGCAGGCAAAACTAATTATGCAGGATCTATGGAAATGTCAGGTAGACTGGGACGAAGACGTACCGATCGGTATTCGCACCGCTTGGACGACCTTCCACTCGCAGTTACAAAATATACGCCAAATTCAGATCCCTCGACGCGTTATTGCAGACAATACCAAAAACATACAATTACACGGCTTCTGTGATGCAAGTGAACGAGCTTACGGAGCCTGTATATACATTAGAAGTACAGATTCGTCACATCAGCATATTTCTCAGCTATTATGTTCAAAATCGCGTGTAGCTCCTTTAAAAACGCAATCATTGCCAAGATTAGAATTGTGTGCTGCGGTATTGTTAATTAAATTGTACAATATGGTTGTAAAAATACTACAAATCGAGTTTCAAACCACCACATTTTGGTCAGATTCAACCATAGTCCTTCATTGGATCAATACCACACCACACACACTTAAACCTTTCGTTGCCAATCGTGTAAACCAAATTCAGAAAGACAGTAGGTACAACCAATGGCGCCACGTACCATCAGAATGCAACGCAGCAGATGTATTGTCACGTGGATTAAATCCAACTGACATAATAAACCACCCCACTTGGTATCGCGGACCACAGTGGTTATCTCAGTCAGAGGACACGTGGCCGTATCTTGAGATACAGCCAATAGAAATTCCCGAAAAACGAAAGGTGATAGTTCTAAAGACAACAACGCATACAGATTTTCCGTTACTCGAGAAGTACTCATCGTTTACTACACTCAAACGCGTCATAGCATATTGCTTAAGGTTCATAAATAACACACAAAAACAGGAAAAACACGCGGGTCACCTCACCACTAACGAATTAACACAAGCTACGGTTAAAATACTTGCACTGGTTCAGGAAATTGCGTTCCCCCGCGAGAGGCAGGAAATTATGAAATCACCAACTCACACTCAGAAAAACAAATTAACAGCACTTGATCCTTTTATTGATACCAATGGAATCCTTAGAGTTGGTGGAAGATTAAAACATTCAATAATCCCACACGAATCGAAGCATCCAGCTATTTTACCACACCATCATCACATCACGAATTTAATTATACGCGAAGCACACATTAAACATGGG from the Colletes latitarsis isolate SP2378_abdomen unplaced genomic scaffold, iyColLati1 scaffold0018, whole genome shotgun sequence genome contains:
- the LOC143350691 gene encoding uncharacterized protein LOC143350691, giving the protein MTICNGFGILKSALPQKFFLQKNELAKIIIQHTQLEVHLDDTLSHFPLNIQNSALERSLDKHADRKAQYRDFLNEYEKPGHMTEIQDERIGGCYLPHHPVVKTDSITTKIRVVFDASARSSSGTSLNDILMVGPTIQDDLFAIIMRFRLHKYVLTADITKMYRQIDLNINDRRYHKILWRESINEPIKTYQLNTVTYGTASAPYLAIRTLQQLAHDEGHSFPLAARSFRKDFYVDDVLTGAETIDQAIKLRDELIKLSAKGCFELRQWVSNEPKLIESLRKLDNTEHIALDTVEAKKTLGLYWNANKDTLGYSLKQAPARQKITKRTILARVAQLFDPLGLLGPIIVQAKLIMQDLWKCQVDWDEDVPIGIRTAWTTFHSQLQNIRQIQIPRRVIADNTKNIQLHGFCDASERAYGACIYIRSTDSSHQHISQLLCSKSRVAPLKTQSLPRLELCAAVLLIKLYNMVVKILQIEFQTTTFWSDSTIVLHWINTTPHTLKPFVANRVNQIQKDSRYNQWRHVPSECNAADVLSRGLNPTDIINHPTWYRGPQWLSQSEDTWPYLEIQPIEIPEKRKVIVLKTTTHTDFPLLEKYSSFTTLKRVIAYCLRFINNTQKQEKHAGHLTTNELTQATVKILALVQEIAFPRERQEIMKSPTHTQKNKLTALDPFIDTNGILRVGGRLKHSIIPHESKHPAILPHHHHITNLIIREAHIKHGHSGMQGTLNAVRQAFWPINGRVVVKSIIKKCITCQRMEPAIPRYPMGQLPGNRVRFIRPFLVAGVDYCGPLYIKEKKHRNTKKLKTYVAIFVCFSTKAVHIELVSDLTSDAFLAALKRFFARRGKCTDIYSDNATTFTGADRELKAIHKTLNVETNNNIHKYLANNGINWHFIPPRAPHFGGLWEAAVKSCKRHLIRIIGNNLFTFEELSTCLIEIEAILNSRPLTPLSSDPNDLTPLTPGHFLIGDSITSTSVCDLTSLKAGRLSSWQQVQQIRQHFWKRWYKEYLNELTVRKKWHHATTSIVKEGMLVMLKDDNTPPLHWPMGRIIAIHPGEDGIIRVVTVKTTHGEYKRNVKGTPPSADRVTGDIRSLEIITLKI